From the Manis javanica isolate MJ-LG chromosome 11, MJ_LKY, whole genome shotgun sequence genome, one window contains:
- the FADS1 gene encoding acyl-CoA (8-3)-desaturase isoform X2, with protein sequence MVPKTPAPRPTSRYFSWDEVAQRSGREKERWLVIDRKVYNISEFTRRHPGGSRVISHYAGQDATKELTDEFRELRATVEQMGLMKANPIFFLLYLLHILLLDVAAWLTLRVFGTSFVPFLLCAVMLTTVQAQAGWLQHDFGHLSVFGTSTWNHLLHHFVIGHLKGAPASWWNHMHFQHHAKPNCFRKDPDINMHPFFFALGKILSVELGKQKKKYMPYNHQHKYFFLIGPPALLPLYFQWYIFYFVIQRKKWVDLAWMITFYARIFLTYVPLLGLKGLLGLFFMVRFLESNWFVWVTQMNHIPMHIDHDRNVDWVSTQLQATCNVHKSAFNDWFSGHLNFQIEHHLFPTMPRHNYYKVAPLVQSLCAKHGIEYQSKPLLSAFADIVHSLKESGQLWLDAYLHQ encoded by the exons ATGGTCCCCAAGACCCCAGCCCCGCGACCGACCTCGCGCTACTTCTCCTGGGACGAGGTGGCGCAGCGCTCCGGGCGCGAGAAGGAGCGGTGGCTCGTGATCGACCGGAAGGTGTACAACATCAGCGAGTTCACCCGCCGGCACCCTGGGGGCTCCCGGGTCATCAGCCACTACGCGGGGCAGGATGCTACG AAAGAGCTGACTGATGAGTTCCGGGAGCTGCGGGCCACAGTGGAGCAGATGGGACTCATGAAGGCCAACCCCATCTTCTTCCTGCTCTACCTGCTGCATATCCTGCTGCTGGATGTCGCTGCCTGGCTCACTCTGCGGGTCTTTGGGACATCCTTTGTGCCCTTCCTCCTCTGTGCAGTAATGCTCACCACAGTTCAG GCCCAGGCTGGCTGGCTGCAGCATGACTTTGGGCACCTGTCCGTCTTTGGCACCTCTACGTGGAACCACTTGCTACATCATTTCGTGATTGGCCACCTAAAG GGGGCCCCTGCCAGTTGGTGGAACCACATGCACTTCCAGCACCATGCCAAACCCAACTGTTTCCGCAAGGACCCAGACATCAACATGCATCCCTTCTTCTTTGCCTTGGGGAAGATCCTCTCTGTGGAG CttgggaaacagaagaaaaagtataTGCCGTACAACCACCAGCATAAATACTTCTTCCTGA TTGGGCCCCCAGCCTTGCTGCCTCTCTACTTCCAAtggtatattttctattttgttatccAGCGGAAGAAGTGGGTG GACTTGGCCTGGATGATCACCTTCTATGCCCGCATCTTCCTCACTTACGTGCCACTGTTGGGACTGAAAGGCTTACTGGGCCTGTTCTTCATGGTCAG GTTCCTGGAAAGCAACTGGTTTGTGTGGGTGACACAGATGAACCATATCCCCATGCACATTGATCATGACCGGAACGTGGACTGGGTCTCCACCCAG CTCCAGGCAACATGCAATGTCCACAAGTCTGCCTTCAATGACTGGTTCAGTGGACATCTCAACTTCCAGATTGAGCACCA TCTTTTCCCTACTATGCCTCGACACAATTACTACAAAGTGGCTCCCTTGGTGCAGTCCCTGTGTGCTAAGCATGGCATAGAGTACCAGTCCAAGCCCCTGCTCTCAGCCTTTGCTGACATTGTCCA CTCACTGAAGGAGTCCGGGCAGCTCTGGCTAGATGCCTATCTTCACCAATAA
- the FADS1 gene encoding acyl-CoA (8-3)-desaturase isoform X1 has product MVPKTPAPRPTSRYFSWDEVAQRSGREKERWLVIDRKVYNISEFTRRHPGGSRVISHYAGQDATDPFVAFHINKGLVRKYMNSLLIGELSPEEPSFEPTKNKELTDEFRELRATVEQMGLMKANPIFFLLYLLHILLLDVAAWLTLRVFGTSFVPFLLCAVMLTTVQAQAGWLQHDFGHLSVFGTSTWNHLLHHFVIGHLKGAPASWWNHMHFQHHAKPNCFRKDPDINMHPFFFALGKILSVELGKQKKKYMPYNHQHKYFFLIGPPALLPLYFQWYIFYFVIQRKKWVDLAWMITFYARIFLTYVPLLGLKGLLGLFFMVRFLESNWFVWVTQMNHIPMHIDHDRNVDWVSTQLQATCNVHKSAFNDWFSGHLNFQIEHHLFPTMPRHNYYKVAPLVQSLCAKHGIEYQSKPLLSAFADIVHSLKESGQLWLDAYLHQ; this is encoded by the exons ATGGTCCCCAAGACCCCAGCCCCGCGACCGACCTCGCGCTACTTCTCCTGGGACGAGGTGGCGCAGCGCTCCGGGCGCGAGAAGGAGCGGTGGCTCGTGATCGACCGGAAGGTGTACAACATCAGCGAGTTCACCCGCCGGCACCCTGGGGGCTCCCGGGTCATCAGCCACTACGCGGGGCAGGATGCTACG GATCCCTTTGTGGCATTCCACATCAACAAGGGCCTTGTGAGGAAGTACATGAATTCGCTTCTGATTGGAGAACTATCTCCAGAGGAGCCCAGCTTTGAACCCACTAAGAAT AAAGAGCTGACTGATGAGTTCCGGGAGCTGCGGGCCACAGTGGAGCAGATGGGACTCATGAAGGCCAACCCCATCTTCTTCCTGCTCTACCTGCTGCATATCCTGCTGCTGGATGTCGCTGCCTGGCTCACTCTGCGGGTCTTTGGGACATCCTTTGTGCCCTTCCTCCTCTGTGCAGTAATGCTCACCACAGTTCAG GCCCAGGCTGGCTGGCTGCAGCATGACTTTGGGCACCTGTCCGTCTTTGGCACCTCTACGTGGAACCACTTGCTACATCATTTCGTGATTGGCCACCTAAAG GGGGCCCCTGCCAGTTGGTGGAACCACATGCACTTCCAGCACCATGCCAAACCCAACTGTTTCCGCAAGGACCCAGACATCAACATGCATCCCTTCTTCTTTGCCTTGGGGAAGATCCTCTCTGTGGAG CttgggaaacagaagaaaaagtataTGCCGTACAACCACCAGCATAAATACTTCTTCCTGA TTGGGCCCCCAGCCTTGCTGCCTCTCTACTTCCAAtggtatattttctattttgttatccAGCGGAAGAAGTGGGTG GACTTGGCCTGGATGATCACCTTCTATGCCCGCATCTTCCTCACTTACGTGCCACTGTTGGGACTGAAAGGCTTACTGGGCCTGTTCTTCATGGTCAG GTTCCTGGAAAGCAACTGGTTTGTGTGGGTGACACAGATGAACCATATCCCCATGCACATTGATCATGACCGGAACGTGGACTGGGTCTCCACCCAG CTCCAGGCAACATGCAATGTCCACAAGTCTGCCTTCAATGACTGGTTCAGTGGACATCTCAACTTCCAGATTGAGCACCA TCTTTTCCCTACTATGCCTCGACACAATTACTACAAAGTGGCTCCCTTGGTGCAGTCCCTGTGTGCTAAGCATGGCATAGAGTACCAGTCCAAGCCCCTGCTCTCAGCCTTTGCTGACATTGTCCA CTCACTGAAGGAGTCCGGGCAGCTCTGGCTAGATGCCTATCTTCACCAATAA
- the FEN1 gene encoding flap endonuclease 1 codes for MGIQGLAKLIADVAPSAIRENDIKSYFGRKVAIDASMSIYQFLIAVRQGGDVLQNEEGETTSHLMGMFYRTIRMMENGIKPVYVFDGKPPQLKSGELAKRSERRAEAEKQLQQAQAAGAEEEVEKFTKRLVKVTKQHNDECKHLLNLMGIPYLDAPSEAEASCAALVKAGKVYAAATEDMDCLTFGSPVLMRHLTASEAKKLPIQEFHLSRILQELGLNQEQFVDLCILLGSDYCESIRGIGPKRAVDLIRKHKSIEEIVRQLDPNKYPVPENWLHREAQHLFLEPEVLDPESVELKWSEPNEEELVKFMCGEKQFSEERIRSGVKRLSKSRQGSTQGRLDDFFKVTGSLSSAKRKVPEPKGSAKKKAKTGAAGKFRRGK; via the coding sequence ATGGGAATTCAAGGCCTGGCTAAACTGATAGCTGATGTGGCCCCCAGTGCCATTCGGGAGAATGACATCAAGAGCTACTTCGGCCGCAAGGTGGCCATTGATGCCTCCATGAGCATCTATCAGTTCCTGATTGCTGTTCGTCAGGGCGGGGATGTGCTGCAGAATGAGGAGGGTGAGACCACCAGCCACCTGATGGGCATGTTCTACCGTACCATCCGTATGATGGAGAATGGCATCAAGCCCGTCTATGTTTTTGATGGCAAGCCACCACAGCTCAAGTCAGGTGAGCTGGCCAAACGCAGTGAGCGGCGGGCTGAGGCGGAGAAGCAGCTGCAGCAGGCTCAGGCTGCTGGGGccgaggaggaggtggaaaagtTTACTAAACGGCTGGTGAAGGTCACCAAGCAGCACAACGATGAGTGCAAGCACCTACTGAACCTCATGGGCATCCCATACCTCGATGCACCCAGTGAGGCAGAGGCCAGCTGTGCCGCCCTGGTGAAGGCTGGCAAAGTCTACGCCGCAGCCACAGAGGACATGGATTGTCTGACCTTTGGCAGCCCCGTATTAATGCGGCACCTGACTGCCAGTGAGGCCAAGAAGCTGCccatccaggaattccacctgAGCCGGATTCTGCAGGAGCTCGGCCTGAACCAGGAGCAGTTTGTAGATCTGTGCATCCTGCTGGGCAGTGACTACTGTGAGAGCATTCGGGGTATTGGGCCCAAGCGGGCTGTGGACCTCATCCGGAAGCACAAGAGCATTGAGGAGATTGTGCGTCAGCTCGACCCCAACAAGTACCCTGTGCCGGAAAATTGGCTCCACAGGGAGGCCCAGCATCTCTTCCTGGAGCCCGAGGTGCTTGACCCGGAGTCTGTGGAGCTGAAATGGAGTGAACCGAATGAGGAAGAGCTTGTCAAGTTCATGTGTGGTGAAAAGCAGTTCTCTGAGGAGCGAATCCGTAGTGGGGTCAAGCGGCTGAGCAAGAGCCGCCAGGGCAGCACCCAGGGCCGCCTGGATGATTTCTTTAAGGTGACCGGCTCACTCTCTTCAGCTAAGCGCAAGGTGCCAGAACCTAAGGGATCTGCTAAGAAGAAGGCGAAGACTGGGGCAGCGGGGAAGTTCAGAAGGGGAAAATAA
- the TMEM258 gene encoding dolichyl-diphosphooligosaccharide--protein glycosyltransferase subunit TMEM258, which translates to MELEAMSRYTSPVNPAVFPHLTVVLLAIGMFFTAWFFVYEVTSTKYTRDIYKELLISLVASLFMGFGVLFLLLWVGIYV; encoded by the exons ATG GAGCTTGAGGCCATGAGCAGATACACCAGCCCAGTGAACCCCGCCGTCTTCCCCCATCTGACTGTGGTGCTCTTGGCCATTGGCATGTTCTTCACCGCCTGGTTCTTCGT TTATGAGGTCACCTCCACCAAATACACTCGAGATATCTACAAAGAACTCCTCATCTCCTTGGTGGCCTCACTCTTCATGGGCTTTGGAGTCCTCTTCCTGCTGCTCTGGGTTGGCATCTACGTGTGA